A genomic segment from Legionella quinlivanii encodes:
- the hemE gene encoding uroporphyrinogen decarboxylase yields MGVNESIFLRSLRREPVPRTPAWLMRQAGRYLPEYRRVRAQAGDFMTLCKTPELACEVTLQPLRRFPLDAAILFSDILTIPDAMRLGLHFVEGEGPCFRFPLHTENAIKALPFEQLNEGLSYVFKAVELIRREMPADLPLIGFSGSPWTLACYMVEGQSSRQFPRCMQLIEKEPQIARLLLNKLTHAVTHYLLAQIHSGVNAVMLFDTWGGLLSTEDYLNYSLNPMKEIVQNIKKQYPYIPVILFTKGGGQWLLQMAETGCDALGLDWTTDLGKARALIEDRLSLQGNFEPALLLSDEETITKEVERILASYGNGHGHIFNLGHGITPDVPPEHVSMLLQAVQTFSPAYHKESK; encoded by the coding sequence ATGGGTGTAAACGAATCAATTTTCCTGCGCAGTCTGCGCCGAGAGCCAGTACCAAGAACTCCGGCTTGGTTAATGAGACAGGCAGGACGTTATTTACCAGAATATCGCCGGGTTCGTGCACAAGCCGGCGATTTTATGACCCTTTGCAAAACCCCAGAGCTCGCTTGCGAAGTCACCTTGCAGCCGCTCAGACGGTTTCCTCTGGATGCCGCCATCCTGTTTTCAGACATTTTAACCATTCCGGATGCAATGAGGCTTGGCCTGCATTTTGTGGAAGGCGAGGGACCCTGTTTCCGGTTTCCGCTGCATACTGAAAATGCTATTAAAGCGCTTCCTTTTGAGCAATTAAATGAAGGTCTTTCCTATGTTTTCAAGGCAGTTGAATTAATCCGTCGGGAGATGCCTGCTGACCTGCCTTTAATTGGTTTTTCAGGCAGCCCCTGGACGCTTGCCTGTTACATGGTGGAGGGCCAAAGCAGCCGTCAGTTTCCCCGGTGCATGCAGCTGATTGAGAAAGAGCCGCAGATTGCCAGGCTTTTGTTAAATAAGCTAACTCATGCAGTTACTCACTATTTACTCGCACAGATCCATTCAGGTGTTAACGCCGTCATGTTGTTTGATACCTGGGGAGGGCTTCTGTCAACGGAGGATTATCTGAATTATTCACTCAATCCGATGAAGGAAATTGTTCAAAATATAAAAAAACAGTACCCCTATATTCCCGTTATCTTATTTACCAAGGGCGGGGGGCAGTGGCTCTTGCAAATGGCTGAAACCGGTTGCGATGCATTGGGGCTGGATTGGACAACGGATCTGGGAAAGGCCAGAGCACTGATTGAGGACCGGTTGAGCCTACAGGGAAATTTTGAGCCGGCCTTGCTTTTAAGCGATGAAGAGACCATTACTAAAGAAGTAGAGCGTATTCTCGCCTCTTATGGAAACGGGCACGGTCATATTTTTAATCTGGGGCATGGGATTACACCGGACGTTCCTCCTGAACATGTCAGTATGTTATTGCAGGCTGTACAAACCTTTAGCCCTGCTTATCATAAGGAAAGCAAGTGA
- the carA gene encoding glutamine-hydrolyzing carbamoyl-phosphate synthase small subunit produces the protein MLNKPAILALADGTLYHGLSAGASGHCVGELVFNTAMTGYQEMLTDPSYARQIITLTAAHVGNTGCNEEDMESSRIWAAGLVMRNCTQNPSNYRSTLSLPEWLKRNGVVAISGIDTRQLTIHLREQGAIGACISTQADKTEQAIERARAFSGLNGADLACEVSRQAIDRWDEGRGQWALDSSPLQYHVVAYDFGVKHTILRILKDKGCYITLVPAKTSAEEVLALNPDGVFLSNGPGDPLACDYAVNATRVFLEEGIPIFGICLGFQILGLAAGGKSLKMKFGHHGANHPVAECGGKKRVFITSQNHGFSIDEASLPECLEVTHRSLFDNSLQGIKHKTKPAFGFQGHPESSPGPHDIEILFEQFISMMKNDK, from the coding sequence ATGTTGAATAAACCAGCCATATTAGCTCTTGCTGATGGAACGCTTTATCATGGACTCTCTGCAGGTGCTTCCGGTCACTGTGTTGGAGAGCTCGTTTTTAATACGGCAATGACTGGTTACCAGGAAATGCTCACTGACCCTTCCTATGCCCGCCAGATAATTACACTAACCGCAGCACATGTTGGGAACACTGGTTGTAACGAAGAGGATATGGAGTCATCACGAATTTGGGCGGCAGGATTGGTCATGCGTAACTGCACTCAAAATCCCAGTAATTATCGCTCGACGCTATCTTTACCTGAATGGTTAAAACGAAATGGGGTTGTGGCTATTTCAGGAATTGATACCCGCCAGTTAACTATTCATTTACGTGAGCAAGGTGCAATAGGGGCTTGTATCAGCACGCAGGCAGATAAAACCGAGCAAGCGATTGAGAGAGCCAGGGCGTTTAGCGGATTAAATGGCGCGGATTTGGCCTGCGAAGTGTCGCGTCAGGCAATTGACCGCTGGGATGAAGGCCGTGGACAATGGGCATTAGATTCAAGCCCGCTTCAATACCATGTAGTCGCTTATGATTTTGGTGTGAAACATACCATCCTTCGTATTCTGAAAGACAAAGGCTGTTATATAACCCTTGTGCCCGCTAAAACCAGCGCAGAAGAGGTCCTGGCTCTAAACCCGGATGGTGTATTTCTTTCTAATGGACCCGGTGACCCATTAGCCTGCGACTATGCAGTCAATGCAACCCGGGTATTTCTGGAAGAAGGGATCCCGATATTCGGCATTTGCCTTGGTTTTCAAATTCTAGGACTGGCTGCTGGCGGCAAATCGTTAAAAATGAAGTTCGGCCATCATGGCGCCAACCATCCTGTGGCTGAATGTGGTGGGAAAAAACGAGTATTCATTACCAGTCAGAACCATGGCTTTTCAATTGATGAAGCCAGTTTGCCAGAGTGTCTGGAAGTAACCCATCGCTCTTTGTTTGATAACAGTTTGCAGGGGATAAAACACAAAACAAAGCCTGCTTTTGGATTTCAGGGACACCCTGAATCAAGCCCGGGGCCTCATGATATTGAGATTCTTTTTGAGCAATTTATTTCGATGATGAAAAATGATAAGTAA
- the metK gene encoding methionine adenosyltransferase: MTELKVFTSESVSEGHPDKIADQISDAILDAILSKDPKARVACETFVKTGMVLVGGEITTSAWVDVEEITRQVIKEIGYNSSEMGFDWASCAVLSAIGKQSPDIARGVDNQDTKILGAGDQGLMFGYASRETDVYMPAPIAYSHRLMEKQAELRKNGSISWLRPDAKCQLTLLYENGMPVAVDTVVFSTQHHPDVSYNELVETIKSAIIHEVIPAEWLNSKTRYFINPTGRFVIGGPLGDCGLTGRKIIVDTYGGMARHGGGCFSGKDPSKVDRSAAYAARHVAKNLVAAGIAEKCEIQVSYAIGVAEPTSISVETFGTGVLPEYTIINLIREHFDLTPQGIIDHHELLRPIYRQTATYGHYGRPDFPWERLDKVDALKKAL, from the coding sequence GTGACCGAGCTTAAAGTATTTACTTCAGAATCTGTTTCTGAAGGTCATCCTGACAAAATCGCTGATCAAATATCTGACGCCATTCTTGATGCAATCCTCAGCAAAGACCCTAAAGCAAGAGTTGCCTGTGAGACTTTTGTAAAAACCGGTATGGTTTTAGTCGGTGGTGAAATCACGACTTCTGCATGGGTGGATGTTGAAGAAATTACCCGTCAGGTGATTAAAGAGATTGGTTATAACAGTTCGGAAATGGGTTTCGATTGGGCTTCCTGTGCCGTTCTTTCGGCAATAGGCAAGCAATCGCCTGATATTGCCCGTGGAGTGGACAATCAGGATACAAAAATTCTGGGAGCAGGGGATCAGGGTTTAATGTTTGGTTATGCCAGCCGCGAAACGGATGTATACATGCCTGCCCCGATTGCTTATTCCCATCGCCTGATGGAGAAGCAGGCGGAGCTACGAAAAAACGGCAGCATTTCCTGGTTACGGCCTGATGCCAAATGCCAGCTGACTCTTCTATATGAGAATGGTATGCCGGTTGCTGTGGATACGGTTGTGTTCTCCACCCAGCATCATCCTGATGTGAGTTATAATGAGCTGGTTGAAACAATCAAATCCGCGATCATTCATGAAGTGATTCCAGCAGAATGGTTAAATAGCAAAACACGCTATTTTATCAATCCCACCGGGCGATTTGTAATCGGCGGACCTTTAGGGGATTGCGGTTTAACCGGCAGAAAAATTATTGTGGATACTTATGGCGGCATGGCCAGACATGGCGGCGGCTGCTTCTCAGGAAAAGATCCATCCAAGGTAGATCGTTCAGCGGCCTATGCGGCTCGCCATGTGGCTAAAAATCTGGTTGCGGCAGGAATTGCAGAAAAATGTGAAATTCAGGTTTCCTATGCGATTGGTGTTGCAGAACCTACTTCCATCAGTGTAGAAACCTTCGGCACCGGGGTTCTTCCTGAATATACCATCATCAACCTGATTCGTGAGCATTTTGATTTAACCCCCCAGGGTATAATTGATCATCACGAACTGTTAAGACCTATCTACCGTCAGACAGCAACTTATGGCCATTACGGCAGACCGGATTTTCCCTGGGAAAGACTGGATAAAGTCGATGCTTTAAAAAAGGCGCTTTAA
- a CDS encoding 3-deoxy-7-phosphoheptulonate synthase class II, which produces MNAWSPISWQQFSYQQAAVYPDQTQLEKVVEQLSQLPPLVTSGEIKNLRKEIALAGQGKAFILQGGDCAESFSECRSDIISNKLKILLQMSLILLHGMRKPIIRVGRIAGQYAKPRSSDFETIDGVTLPSYRGDLVNSPQFNAQSRIPNPKLMLQGYSCAAMTLNFIRALLDGGFADLNHPQQWDLRFVDHSPQADEYHSLVHSIADSLDFFQAINGHDLNNLNKVDFYTSHEALHLYYEQALTRRLHDGLWYDLSTHLPWIGMRTAQLDSAHLEFMRGIQNPIGIKVGPKATREWLIDVLKIINPNCEAGRVLLITRFGAQSISQLLPPLIEAVHSTNIPVTWSCDPMHGNTETTADGIKTRHFDNILSELQQADRIHTEMNSNLGGVHFELTGDNVTECIGGARGLSEEDLKHAYKSLVDPRLNYEQSLEMAIQLSRHFNPRPMKKTEEEQGA; this is translated from the coding sequence ATGAACGCGTGGTCGCCAATCTCCTGGCAACAGTTCTCCTACCAGCAAGCAGCAGTCTATCCTGATCAAACACAGCTGGAAAAAGTCGTTGAACAGTTGAGTCAGTTACCGCCGCTGGTGACAAGCGGTGAAATTAAAAATCTCAGAAAGGAAATTGCGCTCGCAGGACAGGGAAAAGCGTTTATTCTGCAAGGAGGCGATTGCGCAGAATCTTTTAGCGAATGCCGTTCGGATATTATCAGTAACAAACTGAAAATTCTTCTGCAGATGAGCCTGATTCTACTGCATGGAATGCGTAAACCCATTATTCGAGTGGGACGAATTGCCGGCCAATACGCCAAACCCCGCTCCTCTGATTTTGAAACGATTGATGGGGTGACTCTGCCCAGCTATCGCGGTGATTTGGTTAACTCTCCTCAGTTTAATGCGCAATCACGTATTCCAAACCCCAAGTTAATGCTTCAGGGTTACAGCTGTGCTGCGATGACGCTCAATTTTATCCGAGCGCTTCTCGACGGGGGCTTTGCAGATCTGAACCATCCACAGCAATGGGATTTGCGATTTGTTGATCATTCGCCGCAAGCGGATGAATACCATTCACTGGTGCACTCGATTGCTGATTCCCTAGATTTTTTTCAGGCTATTAATGGCCATGATTTAAACAACTTAAACAAAGTGGATTTTTATACTTCTCATGAAGCCTTACATCTGTATTATGAGCAGGCTCTGACCCGACGTTTGCATGACGGACTGTGGTACGATTTATCCACTCACCTTCCCTGGATAGGAATGAGAACCGCGCAACTGGATAGCGCCCATCTTGAATTTATGCGGGGTATTCAAAATCCTATTGGAATTAAGGTCGGACCCAAAGCCACGCGGGAATGGCTGATTGATGTACTGAAAATTATTAACCCCAACTGCGAGGCGGGAAGGGTCTTACTGATTACCCGGTTTGGTGCACAATCAATTTCTCAATTATTACCTCCTTTAATTGAAGCGGTGCACTCGACTAATATTCCAGTCACCTGGTCTTGCGATCCTATGCACGGAAATACAGAAACTACTGCAGATGGAATAAAAACCCGTCATTTTGATAATATTTTATCAGAATTGCAGCAAGCCGATCGCATTCATACTGAAATGAACAGCAATTTGGGTGGTGTTCATTTTGAATTGACTGGGGATAACGTCACCGAATGCATCGGTGGAGCCCGGGGCTTAAGTGAAGAAGATTTAAAGCACGCTTATAAAAGCCTCGTGGATCCTCGTCTGAATTATGAACAATCATTAGAAATGGCAATTCAGCTAAGCCGGCATTTTAATCCTCGCCCAATGAAAAAAACCGAGGAAGAACAAGGAGCCTGA
- the dnaK gene encoding molecular chaperone DnaK gives MAKIIGIDLGTTNSCVAVMEGKNVRVIENSEGHRTTPSIVAFTEDDEVLVGQSAKRQAVTNPDKTLFAVKRLIGRRFDDAVVQKDIKMVPYKIVKADNGDAWVQVKGQDKAPPQISAEVLRKMKKTAEDYLGEEVKEAVITVPAYFNDSQRQATKDAGRIAGLEVKRIINEPTAAALAYGMDKKRGDSVIAVYDLGGGTFDISIIEIAEVEGEHQFEVLATNGDTFLGGEDFDLALIEYLAAEFKKDTGIDLHNDPLALQRLKDAAEKAKIELSSAQQTDVNLPYITADSSGPKHMNIKLTRAKLESLVEKLVERTIEPCKTALKDAGLTVSQINEVILVGGQTRMPLVQKTVQDFFGKEPRKDVNPDEAVAVGAAIQAAVLSGEVKDILLLDVTPLSLGIETLGGVMTKLIQKNTTIPTKANQVFSTADDRQTAVTVHVLQGEREQASANKSLGRFDLTDIPAAPRGVPQIEVTFDIDANGILNVSAKDKATGKAQSIVIKASSGLSDEEVEAMVKDAQSHAEEDKKFKEMADLRNQADSLIHSSEKSLTDLAGELDDAEKKGIESAIAELKEAVKGNDKEQIEEKLKVLTDASGKMAERVYAKKAAEGQAQQGGEAPHAGQQSHAGETQSGKPSDGVVDAEFEEVQDDKK, from the coding sequence ATGGCAAAAATTATTGGTATTGACTTAGGTACGACTAACTCCTGTGTTGCGGTTATGGAAGGTAAAAATGTGCGTGTTATTGAAAATAGCGAAGGTCATCGCACAACGCCATCCATTGTCGCATTTACTGAAGACGATGAAGTGTTAGTTGGGCAATCAGCCAAGCGTCAGGCAGTAACCAATCCGGATAAAACCCTGTTTGCTGTCAAGCGTTTAATTGGCCGCCGCTTTGATGATGCGGTTGTTCAAAAAGACATTAAAATGGTTCCTTATAAAATTGTCAAAGCAGACAATGGCGATGCCTGGGTTCAGGTGAAAGGCCAGGATAAAGCGCCTCCGCAGATCTCTGCAGAAGTACTGCGCAAAATGAAGAAAACCGCTGAAGATTATCTCGGTGAAGAAGTGAAAGAAGCGGTCATCACTGTTCCTGCATACTTCAACGACTCTCAACGTCAGGCAACCAAAGATGCGGGTCGCATTGCTGGTCTTGAAGTCAAACGTATTATTAACGAACCAACTGCCGCAGCTCTTGCTTATGGTATGGACAAAAAGCGCGGTGATTCTGTTATCGCTGTTTATGACCTGGGTGGTGGTACATTTGATATTTCAATTATCGAAATTGCTGAAGTTGAAGGCGAACATCAGTTTGAAGTATTGGCTACTAATGGTGATACGTTTCTCGGCGGGGAAGATTTCGACCTGGCTCTGATAGAATATCTGGCTGCGGAATTCAAAAAAGACACTGGTATTGATCTGCACAATGATCCTTTAGCGCTGCAGCGGCTGAAAGATGCAGCAGAAAAGGCAAAAATTGAATTGTCATCTGCTCAGCAGACCGATGTGAATCTGCCTTATATTACTGCCGATTCCAGTGGTCCAAAACATATGAATATCAAGCTGACCCGCGCCAAGCTGGAGTCACTGGTAGAAAAATTGGTTGAACGTACTATTGAACCCTGTAAAACAGCACTTAAAGACGCTGGATTGACTGTTTCCCAGATTAATGAAGTGATCCTCGTGGGCGGTCAGACCCGTATGCCTTTAGTGCAAAAAACAGTACAGGATTTCTTTGGTAAAGAACCGCGTAAAGATGTGAACCCTGACGAAGCGGTCGCTGTGGGTGCGGCTATTCAGGCTGCTGTATTGTCCGGTGAGGTAAAAGATATTCTACTGCTTGACGTTACTCCGCTTTCTCTGGGTATTGAAACCTTGGGCGGTGTAATGACCAAGTTAATTCAGAAGAATACGACTATACCTACCAAGGCAAATCAGGTATTTTCCACGGCCGATGATAGACAAACCGCGGTCACTGTGCATGTTTTACAAGGAGAGCGTGAGCAGGCTTCCGCTAATAAATCGCTTGGTCGATTTGATTTAACGGATATTCCTGCAGCGCCTCGTGGCGTGCCTCAGATTGAAGTGACTTTTGATATTGATGCAAACGGTATTTTGAATGTATCGGCAAAAGACAAGGCAACCGGCAAAGCGCAATCCATTGTTATTAAAGCGTCCAGCGGTCTTAGCGATGAGGAAGTTGAGGCGATGGTTAAGGATGCTCAGTCCCACGCGGAAGAAGATAAGAAATTTAAAGAGATGGCCGACTTGCGCAACCAGGCGGACAGCTTAATTCACAGCAGTGAAAAATCACTGACCGACCTCGCTGGCGAGCTTGATGATGCTGAGAAAAAAGGCATTGAGTCTGCAATTGCTGAGTTGAAAGAAGCTGTGAAAGGCAATGATAAAGAGCAAATAGAAGAGAAATTAAAAGTTCTCACCGATGCTTCTGGAAAAATGGCTGAACGCGTTTATGCTAAAAAAGCTGCTGAAGGACAAGCCCAGCAGGGTGGCGAAGCGCCTCATGCCGGCCAACAGTCACATGCTGGTGAAACTCAATCGGGCAAGCCTTCTGACGGTGTGGTGGATGCTGAGTTTGAGGAAGTTCAGGACGATAAGAAATAA
- the grpE gene encoding nucleotide exchange factor GrpE — protein sequence MSSEKTKDWKKIKEEIEQKLNEDTENSIDTDEEEGESGSSGKASETALDHPSYTALEEKLTLAEQQAHENWEKSVRAMAELENVRRRAERDIANAHRYGLEKFITSLLPVADSLEQAMQLADKSAQDGMYEGLELTMKLFLDALAKQDVVQIDPQGQLFNPQEHEAMSMVAVPDAEPNTIVTVFQKGYKLADRIIRPARVIVSKK from the coding sequence ATGAGCAGTGAAAAAACAAAAGACTGGAAAAAAATTAAAGAAGAAATCGAGCAAAAACTCAATGAAGACACTGAAAATTCAATTGATACGGATGAAGAAGAAGGTGAGAGCGGGAGCAGTGGAAAAGCGTCTGAAACTGCTTTGGATCATCCCAGCTACACCGCGCTCGAGGAAAAGCTGACTCTGGCTGAGCAACAGGCTCATGAGAACTGGGAAAAATCAGTACGCGCAATGGCCGAGCTTGAAAATGTCCGACGCCGGGCTGAACGCGATATCGCTAATGCCCATCGCTACGGGCTGGAGAAGTTTATCACCTCGCTTCTTCCTGTAGCTGACAGCCTGGAGCAAGCAATGCAGTTGGCTGATAAATCGGCTCAGGATGGCATGTATGAAGGCCTCGAACTTACCATGAAGCTATTTCTGGATGCGCTGGCCAAACAGGATGTTGTGCAGATCGATCCGCAGGGGCAATTGTTTAATCCCCAGGAACATGAAGCCATGTCGATGGTGGCAGTGCCTGACGCAGAGCCTAATACAATTGTCACTGTATTTCAGAAAGGATATAAATTGGCGGACCGAATTATTCGTCCGGCTCGTGTTATTGTGTCAAAAAAATAA
- a CDS encoding hydrolase, translated as MITESEFKPAWWLGNAHSQTIYPTIARSIRFVIDKSERIELADGDFLQLSWMTKGVPQNAPVVVLLHGLGGNLNSTYAAGLMHSFNKAGWRAVMMHFRGGGSKPNRLPRIYHSGDTSDFSYFLNILSEREPDVLKAAVGISLGGNVLLKWLGETGEQNLIQTAVAVSVPFKLNIVAEKINKGFCRIYQAYLLKKLKKLVVRKQQIYSDQWEDIFSRLQQSNCFRSFDENITAPLHGFSSANDYYAKASSLPYLSKIATETLIIHAKDDPFMTTEVIPSNRELSDKITLELSEKGGHVGFISGNMPGLPVYWLEERIPEYIQSVFGALMKKPK; from the coding sequence GTGATTACCGAGAGTGAATTCAAGCCGGCCTGGTGGCTGGGTAATGCACATAGTCAAACCATCTATCCCACAATTGCGCGCAGCATTCGATTTGTCATTGATAAAAGCGAACGCATTGAATTGGCGGATGGTGATTTTCTGCAATTATCCTGGATGACTAAGGGAGTGCCGCAGAATGCGCCAGTGGTCGTTCTGTTGCATGGTCTTGGTGGAAATTTGAATTCGACCTATGCCGCCGGTTTAATGCATTCGTTTAATAAAGCAGGCTGGCGCGCAGTAATGATGCATTTTCGTGGAGGCGGCAGTAAGCCAAATCGTTTGCCAAGAATTTATCACTCCGGTGATACGAGTGATTTTTCTTATTTCCTGAATATCCTCTCAGAGAGGGAGCCTGACGTCCTGAAAGCAGCGGTGGGGATATCTTTAGGAGGCAATGTACTCTTGAAATGGCTGGGAGAAACAGGCGAACAGAACCTTATCCAAACTGCAGTCGCTGTTTCAGTACCTTTCAAACTAAATATTGTTGCTGAAAAAATAAATAAAGGCTTTTGCCGCATCTACCAAGCCTATTTGCTGAAGAAATTGAAGAAACTGGTTGTAAGGAAACAGCAGATTTATTCCGACCAATGGGAAGATATTTTCAGCAGACTGCAACAATCCAATTGTTTTCGCAGTTTTGATGAAAATATAACCGCTCCTTTGCATGGCTTCTCCAGCGCGAATGATTATTATGCCAAAGCGAGTTCGCTGCCTTATTTATCAAAAATAGCGACGGAAACCTTAATTATTCATGCCAAGGATGATCCTTTTATGACTACGGAGGTTATCCCTTCTAATCGGGAATTATCCGATAAAATTACTTTAGAGTTAAGTGAGAAGGGCGGGCATGTGGGTTTTATCAGCGGGAATATGCCAGGTTTGCCAGTATATTGGCTGGAAGAAAGGATCCCTGAATATATCCAGTCTGTATTTGGGGCTCTCATGAAAAAGCCCAAATAA
- the dnaJ gene encoding molecular chaperone DnaJ → MDQRDYYEILGVNRGANEGEIKKAYRKLAMKYHPDRNPNDNVAEDKFKEVQRAYAVLSDPQKRTAYDQFGHAGVDGAAGGFGGQGGFGFGDVFEDIFENIFSGGRTHSRQSRGQRGSDLQYNVQLTLEEAALGKQIEITVPRHAACQTCSGTGAKAGSTPKNCETCGGIGQVRIQQGFFSIQQTCPGCHGEGKIITDPCTSCHGQGRVRESKKLTVKIPAGVDNGDRVRLSGEGEAGAYGGGSGDLYVQINVKQHAIFERHESDLYCEVPISFATAALGGTIEVPTLEGRVSLKIPPETQTAKVFRLRGKGMKSVRGHGVGDLLCKVAVETPVNLSKEQKELLTKLQESLDSSKKTHSPKSSSWFDGVKKFFEDMKF, encoded by the coding sequence ATGGATCAACGGGATTATTATGAGATTCTGGGTGTTAATCGTGGAGCCAATGAAGGCGAAATAAAAAAAGCTTATCGAAAATTGGCAATGAAATATCATCCGGATCGTAATCCAAATGATAATGTTGCGGAAGATAAATTCAAAGAAGTACAAAGAGCCTATGCAGTGTTATCCGATCCGCAAAAGCGGACTGCCTATGATCAGTTCGGTCATGCGGGAGTAGATGGGGCTGCAGGCGGTTTTGGCGGCCAGGGCGGGTTCGGTTTTGGCGATGTGTTTGAAGATATCTTTGAAAATATTTTCTCAGGCGGCCGCACTCATAGCCGGCAGTCCAGAGGGCAGCGTGGCTCTGATTTACAGTATAATGTTCAGTTGACGCTTGAGGAAGCAGCACTGGGCAAGCAGATAGAAATCACTGTTCCCCGGCATGCGGCTTGCCAGACCTGTAGTGGTACAGGTGCAAAAGCCGGCTCAACCCCAAAAAATTGTGAAACCTGTGGCGGAATAGGCCAGGTACGAATTCAGCAAGGCTTTTTTTCTATTCAGCAAACATGCCCCGGTTGTCATGGTGAAGGTAAAATAATTACGGATCCCTGCACAAGCTGTCATGGGCAAGGTCGAGTCAGAGAAAGTAAAAAATTAACCGTTAAAATTCCCGCCGGTGTGGATAATGGGGATCGGGTTCGTTTGTCCGGCGAAGGCGAAGCCGGCGCTTACGGCGGCGGTTCGGGTGATTTGTACGTCCAGATTAACGTCAAGCAACATGCCATCTTCGAACGTCATGAGAGTGATTTATATTGCGAAGTGCCTATTAGTTTTGCCACCGCAGCATTAGGCGGCACGATTGAAGTACCTACCCTCGAGGGGCGGGTTAGTCTGAAAATTCCACCGGAAACACAAACAGCCAAAGTGTTTCGATTACGCGGAAAGGGTATGAAATCGGTCCGTGGTCATGGTGTTGGTGATTTATTATGTAAAGTGGCAGTAGAAACGCCTGTGAATTTATCCAAAGAGCAGAAAGAACTGTTGACGAAATTACAGGAATCTTTGGACAGTAGCAAAAAAACACATTCTCCCAAGTCAAGCTCCTGGTTTGATGGTGTAAAAAAGTTTTTTGAAGACATGAAATTTTAA